Proteins encoded in a region of the Clostridium butyricum genome:
- a CDS encoding MurR/RpiR family transcriptional regulator — protein MFNSEIIKGLNDLELMLYRYIMKNTEKVIYMRIRELADEAHVSTTTILRFCKKFDCNGYSEFKVKLKIYLEGSNINNVRNDQSIIIDFFKKLNTEELDEKIEAVCDLITDSANLVFLGSGTSGILCKYAARYFSSLGKFATYIDDPYFPTNYKTYENCVIIILSVSGETPTVINLINNFKRENCPIVSITNSENCTISKISDLNISYYINQEKLGISDITTQVPVLYIIETIARSLHNKVDENSDEFNK, from the coding sequence ATGTTTAACAGTGAAATTATTAAAGGCTTAAATGATTTAGAGCTTATGCTTTATAGATATATAATGAAAAATACTGAAAAAGTAATATATATGAGAATAAGAGAACTTGCAGATGAAGCTCATGTATCAACAACTACTATTTTAAGATTCTGTAAAAAGTTTGACTGTAATGGCTATTCTGAATTTAAAGTTAAACTAAAAATATACCTTGAAGGTTCAAACATAAATAATGTACGAAACGATCAAAGCATAATTATTGATTTCTTTAAAAAACTCAATACAGAAGAACTTGATGAGAAAATTGAAGCAGTCTGCGACTTGATAACAGATTCAGCTAATCTTGTATTTTTAGGTTCAGGTACATCAGGAATATTATGCAAATATGCAGCAAGATATTTTTCTTCACTTGGAAAATTTGCAACATATATTGACGACCCATATTTTCCTACAAACTATAAAACATATGAGAACTGTGTAATTATAATTTTATCTGTTTCTGGTGAAACTCCTACTGTTATTAATCTTATTAACAATTTCAAGAGAGAAAATTGTCCTATTGTAAGCATTACTAACAGTGAAAATTGTACTATATCAAAAATATCTGATTTAAATATTTCATATTATATAAACCAAGAGAAGCTTGGTATATCTGATATAACGACTCAAGTTCCTGTTTTATATATAATTGAAACAATAGCTAGGTCACTCCATAATAAAGTTGATGAAAATTCTGATGAATTTAATAAATAA